From a single Nematostella vectensis chromosome 3, jaNemVect1.1, whole genome shotgun sequence genomic region:
- the LOC5518753 gene encoding uncharacterized protein LOC5518753 — MMKLSNARSSIMAHQIVNAFLLILWIANSDAANVSICPQSFPNLTINWLPFMPHIEQNASGGVDGDLHNYFTKAQFQCNCPQTNLLFNKLNVSSSSAMEIAIRRTPYNTPPELFFPVVANRKEDKHFQRKFLELYISPGPAIVKFKFGSWDEKLGPLQLFQNSAPYLIICVLLAIVAGFVVWAMEVRSNSEQFSRPFPHGVLIGIWWAFVTMTTVGYGDKAPSTVIGRMFGIVWMIIGTVIMSLFSGQMTADLASNVLSRDVSIAGRDVGVQIGMATFYTKETNLGGNYKELETKEIEKEFTKPSGKIKYFLGHDYKKAQTYTNRYVDKSQLVRNIEHQFSIGAVVSGNFGIAQDFILCLHREITDMIAIEEAKVTGVEDPTNSDGTGLQALGFEQPVFYGIISGLFVVFCIMGIVWECRRRSELRKGGSITTKDVERARDAPLAMSNAWVATTDSSTITTIA; from the exons ATGATGAAACTGTCAAACGCGCGATCCTCCATAATGGCGCATCAAATAGTTAACGCTTTCTTGTTGATACTTTGGATTGCAAATTCAGATGCTGCAAATGTTTCAATCTGCCCTCAAAGCTTCCCGAATCTAACGATAAACTGGTTGCCATTTATGCCTCACATTGAACAGAATGCATCTGGCGGGGTCGATGGGGATCTGCACAATTATTTTACCAAAGCTCAATTTCAATGTAATTGCCCTCAAACAAATCTACTTTTCAACAAACTCAACGTATCTTCATCGTCTGCGATGGAAATCGCCATCAGGCGAACTCCATACAACACGCCACCAGAGCTATTTTTCCCCGTGGTGGCTAACAGGAAGGAAGATAAACATTTTCAGAGGAAGTTTCTTGAGCTGTATATCTCGCCGGGCCCAGCCATCGTCAAGTTCAAGTTTGGTTCATGGGACGAGAAGCTTGGCCCGCTTCAACTGTTTCAGAACTCTGCGCCGTATTTGATTATTTGTGTTCTTCTAGCCATAGTAGCAGGATTTGTTGTTTGGGCCATG GAAGTACGAAGCAATTCAGAGCAGTTTTCCAGACCATTCCCGCACGGGGTCCTTATTGGTATCTGGTGGGCATTCGTTACCATGACAACTGTAGG GTACGGGGACAAGGCGCCATCCACGGTAATTGGTCGAATGTTTGGCATCGTGTGGATGATTATTGGAACCGTGATAATGTCGCTCTTCTCCGGCCAAATGACGGCCGATCTCGCTTCGAATGTCTTGTCTCGAGATGTGTCTATCGCAGGGAGGGAC GTTGGAGTACAAATAGGGATGGCGACGTTCTACACCAAGGAAACTAATCTCGGCGGTAATTATAAag AACTGGAAACGAAAGAGATCGAGAAAGAATTTACCAAGCCATCTGGGAAGATTAAATACTTCCTTGGCCATGACTACAAAAAAGCTCAAACATATACTAATCGCTATGTCGATAAGTCACAGCTTGTTAGGAACATTGAGCATCAA TTTTCGATCGGTGCGGTGGTCAGTGGAAACTTTGGGATTGCACAAGACTTCATTCTTTGCCTGCATCGTGAAATCACTGACATGATAGCGATTGAAGAG GCAAAAGTAACAGGTGTTGAGGATCCTACCAACAGTGATGGTACAGGCCTGCAAGCGTTAGGCTTCGAACAGCCCGTGTTCTACGGCATCATTTCcgggctttttgttgtcttttgtattatggGGATCGTCTGGGAGTGCCGCCGCCGTTCTGAGCTCAGAAAAGGAGGCAGTATAACAACAAAAG